The Ornithodoros turicata isolate Travis chromosome 7, ASM3712646v1, whole genome shotgun sequence genome includes a region encoding these proteins:
- the LOC135400074 gene encoding neuroendocrine protein 7B2-like isoform X1, translating into MHQEWLLCLWVVGLLSTRTHAWGEPYDRLTEGLLRQVMTRLDAAGLPEMPDEDMGTDDFVERTQHRTVADEDLLDRYRKEGDILGGPSIRDQEYLQHSSLWGHQYVAGGAGEGVQRLKPDGSAKNVQVVKTDAVLPAYCNPPNPCPKGYTSEDGCLEEFENSASFSREYQSAQDCMCDSEHMFDCPGATRENEIDALARSIHNQGMVSSDALGRIVDHMDAHKASPVEGQHKSVMAKKFFRKEDHERLQKQRLENEAKRWAQSSRFERNPYLQGEKLPVVAKKAPVAPRL; encoded by the exons ATGCATCAAGAATGGCTCCTCTGCCTGTGGGTGGTTGGTCTATTATCAACCAGGACTCATGCCTGGGGAGAGCCCTACGACCGCCTCACGGAGGGGCTCCTTAGGCAGGTGATGACACGTTTGGATGCCGCTGGCCTTCCCGAAATGCCCGATGAAGATATGGGCACCGATGACTTCGTCGAAAGGACACAGCACCGTACAG TGGCAGACGAAGACCTACTGGACCGTTATCGCAAGGAGGGCGATATCCTTGGTGGTCCATCTATTCGTGACCAAGAGTACTTGCAGCACAGCTCCCTGTGGGGACATCAATATGTTGCGG GTGGTGCAGGAGAGGGCGTGCAGCGGCTCAAGCCTGATGGCAGCGCGAAGAACGTACAAGTTGTGAAGACAGATGCTGTTCTTCCAGCATACTGCAACCCGCCCAACCCATGTCCAAAGGGATACACAA GTGAAGATGGATGCCTAGAAGAGTTTGAGAACAGTGCCTCGTTCAGCCGCGAATACCAGTCAGCGCAGGATTGCATGTGTGATTCTGAGCACATGTTCGACTGCCCAGGGGCAACGAGAGAAAACGAGATTGACGCTCTGGCTCGATCAATCCACAACCAGGGCATGGTCTCTTCAGACGCCCTCGGACGCATCGTAGATCACATGGACGCGCATAAGGCGTCTCCG GTGGAGGGACAACACAAGTCTGTTATGGCCAAGAAGTTCTTTAGAAAAGAG GACCATGAGCGTTTGCAGAAGCAGaggctcgaaaacgaagccaaGAGATGGGCGCAATCTAGCAGATTT GAGCGTAATCCATACCTGCAAGGTGAAAAGTTGCCAGTCGTCGCCAAGAAAGCGCCAGTGGCGCCACGCCTTTGA
- the LOC135400074 gene encoding neuroendocrine protein 7B2-like isoform X2 — translation MHQEWLLCLWVVGLLSTRTHAWGEPYDRLTEGLLRQVMTRLDAAGLPEMPDEDMGTDDFVERTQHLADEDLLDRYRKEGDILGGPSIRDQEYLQHSSLWGHQYVAGGAGEGVQRLKPDGSAKNVQVVKTDAVLPAYCNPPNPCPKGYTSEDGCLEEFENSASFSREYQSAQDCMCDSEHMFDCPGATRENEIDALARSIHNQGMVSSDALGRIVDHMDAHKASPVEGQHKSVMAKKFFRKEDHERLQKQRLENEAKRWAQSSRFERNPYLQGEKLPVVAKKAPVAPRL, via the exons ATGCATCAAGAATGGCTCCTCTGCCTGTGGGTGGTTGGTCTATTATCAACCAGGACTCATGCCTGGGGAGAGCCCTACGACCGCCTCACGGAGGGGCTCCTTAGGCAGGTGATGACACGTTTGGATGCCGCTGGCCTTCCCGAAATGCCCGATGAAGATATGGGCACCGATGACTTCGTCGAAAGGACACAGCACC TGGCAGACGAAGACCTACTGGACCGTTATCGCAAGGAGGGCGATATCCTTGGTGGTCCATCTATTCGTGACCAAGAGTACTTGCAGCACAGCTCCCTGTGGGGACATCAATATGTTGCGG GTGGTGCAGGAGAGGGCGTGCAGCGGCTCAAGCCTGATGGCAGCGCGAAGAACGTACAAGTTGTGAAGACAGATGCTGTTCTTCCAGCATACTGCAACCCGCCCAACCCATGTCCAAAGGGATACACAA GTGAAGATGGATGCCTAGAAGAGTTTGAGAACAGTGCCTCGTTCAGCCGCGAATACCAGTCAGCGCAGGATTGCATGTGTGATTCTGAGCACATGTTCGACTGCCCAGGGGCAACGAGAGAAAACGAGATTGACGCTCTGGCTCGATCAATCCACAACCAGGGCATGGTCTCTTCAGACGCCCTCGGACGCATCGTAGATCACATGGACGCGCATAAGGCGTCTCCG GTGGAGGGACAACACAAGTCTGTTATGGCCAAGAAGTTCTTTAGAAAAGAG GACCATGAGCGTTTGCAGAAGCAGaggctcgaaaacgaagccaaGAGATGGGCGCAATCTAGCAGATTT GAGCGTAATCCATACCTGCAAGGTGAAAAGTTGCCAGTCGTCGCCAAGAAAGCGCCAGTGGCGCCACGCCTTTGA
- the LOC135400075 gene encoding uncharacterized protein LOC135400075 isoform X2, whose translation MSGEDIEVAPDVVSEAPLESTDTNYGKFKFTLSYLCLACCTWLLPCVIFGIFVIISYSLIDESKLFLFTDSTPQASTMHVTWGEDSPCRIHAFLAPCRDREPHMRENQFFFQSFGNCEKYDNLPLGCLPFPLTAPYPPRNLAECKTMCEGAIVSQICHTGWNVRPCRRSDVTEVSFFYDAYFRACVESPVIDAECVAVLQPVPDSFKIRKAFYNPFTRRCEEFRKEHLCLEGDNQFHSVQNCTNTCRRYRP comes from the exons ATGTCAGGCGAAGATATTG AAGTCGCCCCAGATGTGGTCTCGGAAGCTCCTCTCGAGAGCACCGACAC AAATTACGGAAAGTTCAAgttcacattgtcatacctttGTCTGGCCTGCTGTACCTGGCTTCTACCTTGCGTTATCTTCGGAATCTTTGTCATCATCTCTTACAGCCTCATTG ACGAGTCCAAGCTGTTCTTGTTCACCGACAGCA CGCCTCAAGCGAGCA CCATGCATGTAACCTGGGGAG AGGACTCTCCGTGTCGGATCCATGCGTTCCTGGCGCCCTGCCGAGATCGCGAACCGCACATGCGGGAGAACCAATTCTTCTTCCAGAGCTTTGGCAACTGTGAAAA GTACGACAATCTTCCCTTGGGATGCCTTCCATTCCCACTTACAGCTCCCTATCCACCACGAAACCTCGCCGAATGCAAAACAATGTGCGAGGGAGCAATCG TTTCCCAAATATGCCATACGGGCTGGAACGTGAGGCCCTGTCGCCGTTCGGACGTCACTGAAGTGTCTTTCTTCTACGACGCTTACTTTCGTGCGTGCGTCGAATCTCCCGTTATCGACG CTGAATGCGTTGCGGTCCTTCAGCCTGTGCCTGACAGCTTCAAGATACGCAAGGCATTTTATAACCCGTTCACGAGGAGGTGCGAAGAGTTTCGGAAGGAGCATTTGTGCTTAGAAGGGGATAACCAATTTCACAGCGTCCAGAACTGCACCAATACGTGCAGGCGATATCGACCGTAG
- the LOC135400075 gene encoding uncharacterized protein LOC135400075 isoform X3, which translates to MSGEDIEVAPDVVSEAPLESTDTNYGKFKFTLSYLCLACCTWLLPCVIFGIFVIISYSLIDESKLFLFTDSTPQASTMHVTWGEDSPCRIHAFLAPCRDREPHMRENQFFFQSFGNCEKYDNLPLGCLPFPLTAPYPPRNLAECKTMCEGAIAECVAVLQPVPDSFKIRKAFYNPFTRRCEEFRKEHLCLEGDNQFHSVQNCTNTCRRYRP; encoded by the exons ATGTCAGGCGAAGATATTG AAGTCGCCCCAGATGTGGTCTCGGAAGCTCCTCTCGAGAGCACCGACAC AAATTACGGAAAGTTCAAgttcacattgtcatacctttGTCTGGCCTGCTGTACCTGGCTTCTACCTTGCGTTATCTTCGGAATCTTTGTCATCATCTCTTACAGCCTCATTG ACGAGTCCAAGCTGTTCTTGTTCACCGACAGCA CGCCTCAAGCGAGCA CCATGCATGTAACCTGGGGAG AGGACTCTCCGTGTCGGATCCATGCGTTCCTGGCGCCCTGCCGAGATCGCGAACCGCACATGCGGGAGAACCAATTCTTCTTCCAGAGCTTTGGCAACTGTGAAAA GTACGACAATCTTCCCTTGGGATGCCTTCCATTCCCACTTACAGCTCCCTATCCACCACGAAACCTCGCCGAATGCAAAACAATGTGCGAGGGAGCAATCG CTGAATGCGTTGCGGTCCTTCAGCCTGTGCCTGACAGCTTCAAGATACGCAAGGCATTTTATAACCCGTTCACGAGGAGGTGCGAAGAGTTTCGGAAGGAGCATTTGTGCTTAGAAGGGGATAACCAATTTCACAGCGTCCAGAACTGCACCAATACGTGCAGGCGATATCGACCGTAG
- the LOC135400075 gene encoding uncharacterized protein LOC135400075 isoform X1: MSGEDIEVAPDVVSEAPLESTDTNYGKFKFTLSYLCLACCTWLLPCVIFGIFVIISYSLIDESKLFLFTDSTPQASTMHVTWGEDSPCRIHAFLAPCRDREPHMRENQFFFQSFGNCEKYDNLPLGCLPFPLTAPYPPRNLAECKTMCEGAIVSQICHTGWNVRPCRRSDVTEVSFFYDAYFRACVESPVIDGKWYTAHKRFATRAECNYKCQADPSIAECVAVLQPVPDSFKIRKAFYNPFTRRCEEFRKEHLCLEGDNQFHSVQNCTNTCRRYRP, encoded by the exons ATGTCAGGCGAAGATATTG AAGTCGCCCCAGATGTGGTCTCGGAAGCTCCTCTCGAGAGCACCGACAC AAATTACGGAAAGTTCAAgttcacattgtcatacctttGTCTGGCCTGCTGTACCTGGCTTCTACCTTGCGTTATCTTCGGAATCTTTGTCATCATCTCTTACAGCCTCATTG ACGAGTCCAAGCTGTTCTTGTTCACCGACAGCA CGCCTCAAGCGAGCA CCATGCATGTAACCTGGGGAG AGGACTCTCCGTGTCGGATCCATGCGTTCCTGGCGCCCTGCCGAGATCGCGAACCGCACATGCGGGAGAACCAATTCTTCTTCCAGAGCTTTGGCAACTGTGAAAA GTACGACAATCTTCCCTTGGGATGCCTTCCATTCCCACTTACAGCTCCCTATCCACCACGAAACCTCGCCGAATGCAAAACAATGTGCGAGGGAGCAATCG TTTCCCAAATATGCCATACGGGCTGGAACGTGAGGCCCTGTCGCCGTTCGGACGTCACTGAAGTGTCTTTCTTCTACGACGCTTACTTTCGTGCGTGCGTCGAATCTCCCGTTATCGACGGTAAATGGTACACCGCCCACAAGAGGTTCGCCACGAGAGCCGAATGTAATTACAAGTGCCAAGCGGACCCATCAATAG CTGAATGCGTTGCGGTCCTTCAGCCTGTGCCTGACAGCTTCAAGATACGCAAGGCATTTTATAACCCGTTCACGAGGAGGTGCGAAGAGTTTCGGAAGGAGCATTTGTGCTTAGAAGGGGATAACCAATTTCACAGCGTCCAGAACTGCACCAATACGTGCAGGCGATATCGACCGTAG
- the LOC135401508 gene encoding tissue factor pathway inhibitor-like isoform X2, translating into MCHMAFTKKKKKQTIINIDIYSSTKLPWLCATPRRRRHLCFTRLCEPWKMISEYPFRKAAVAGTPSNYFYNAETAECLPKNMLGLGCLPWLDATPTSLTDLKDCIQRCAIRQPDRTCNVMWNVRGCEKDDVDPVFYFNTTTKRCQYSVPKGHRRYSYSVIRGVFRTLGECEKMCPDGKHLADVVDICYEQLELRDVYPNERRRSAFYDPVTKRCLSFDAANLCLGGDNQFDSLEDCSSTCLSRARDDVLRG; encoded by the exons ATGTGCCATATGGCTtttacaaagaagaagaagaaacagactATCATCAACATCGATATCTACTCATCTACCAAACTTCCGTGGCTGTGTGCCACAccgagaagaagaagacacttGTGTTTTACCAGGCTCTGTGAACCATGGAAAATGATATCG GAATACCCATTCCGGAAGGCAG CTGTTGCTGGAACGCCCTCCAATTATTTCTACAACGCTGAGACAGCGGAATGCCTTCCGAAGAACATGCTGGGATTGGGATGTCTTCCTTGGCTGGACGCAACCCCCACATCGCTTACCGACCTCAAGGATTGTATCCAACGATGCGCAATACGACAGCCTG ATAGGACTTGTAACGTCATGTGGAATGTTCGAGGCTGCGAAAAAGACGACGTAGATCCAGTCTTCTATTTCAACACAACCACCAAGCGGTGCCAGTACTCCGTTCCGAAAGGTCATCGCAGGTACTCCTACTCCGTGATCAGGGGCGTATTTCGCACACTGGGGGAATGCGAGAAAATGTGTCCGGATGGCAAACACCTTGCCGACGTCGTAG aTATTTGCTACGAACAACTTGAACTACGGGACGTCTATCCAAATGAACGGAGACGTTCAGCTTTCTACGACCCCGTGACAAAGAGATGCCTTTCTTTCGACGCGGCAAACCTGTGTCTCGGGGGCGACAACCAATTCGACAGTTTAGAGGACTGCTCCAGTACGTGCCTCTCCCGAGCACGCGACGATGTTCTTCGGGGATAA
- the LOC135401508 gene encoding uncharacterized protein LOC135401508 isoform X1, protein MCHMAFTKKKKKQTIINIDIYSSTKLPWLCATPRRRRHLCFTRLCEPWKMISEYPFRKAVKECRERAFFLPCFAMGQAVAGTPSNYFYNAETAECLPKNMLGLGCLPWLDATPTSLTDLKDCIQRCAIRQPDRTCNVMWNVRGCEKDDVDPVFYFNTTTKRCQYSVPKGHRRYSYSVIRGVFRTLGECEKMCPDGKHLADVVDICYEQLELRDVYPNERRRSAFYDPVTKRCLSFDAANLCLGGDNQFDSLEDCSSTCLSRARDDVLRG, encoded by the exons ATGTGCCATATGGCTtttacaaagaagaagaagaaacagactATCATCAACATCGATATCTACTCATCTACCAAACTTCCGTGGCTGTGTGCCACAccgagaagaagaagacacttGTGTTTTACCAGGCTCTGTGAACCATGGAAAATGATATCG GAATACCCATTCCGGAAGGCAG TAAAGGAGTGTAGAGAACGCGCCTTCTTCTTGCCCTGTTTCGCAATGGGACAAGCTGTTGCTGGAACGCCCTCCAATTATTTCTACAACGCTGAGACAGCGGAATGCCTTCCGAAGAACATGCTGGGATTGGGATGTCTTCCTTGGCTGGACGCAACCCCCACATCGCTTACCGACCTCAAGGATTGTATCCAACGATGCGCAATACGACAGCCTG ATAGGACTTGTAACGTCATGTGGAATGTTCGAGGCTGCGAAAAAGACGACGTAGATCCAGTCTTCTATTTCAACACAACCACCAAGCGGTGCCAGTACTCCGTTCCGAAAGGTCATCGCAGGTACTCCTACTCCGTGATCAGGGGCGTATTTCGCACACTGGGGGAATGCGAGAAAATGTGTCCGGATGGCAAACACCTTGCCGACGTCGTAG aTATTTGCTACGAACAACTTGAACTACGGGACGTCTATCCAAATGAACGGAGACGTTCAGCTTTCTACGACCCCGTGACAAAGAGATGCCTTTCTTTCGACGCGGCAAACCTGTGTCTCGGGGGCGACAACCAATTCGACAGTTTAGAGGACTGCTCCAGTACGTGCCTCTCCCGAGCACGCGACGATGTTCTTCGGGGATAA
- the LOC135401508 gene encoding uncharacterized protein LOC135401508 isoform X7 yields the protein MENDIEALARDVVLVESPEELPVTKTWRYCFMWGVTWALPLAFIFFIIIPYAFLNESQLFQTKTDPTTTTGIPIPEGSKGV from the exons ATGGAAAATGATATCG AAGCGCTTGCTCGGGACGTGGTACTCGTGGAGAG TCCGGAGGAACTTCCTGTGACGAAGACGTGGCGTTACTGCTTCATGTGGGGTGTGACGTGGGCACTGCCCCTTGCCTTCATCTTCTTCATCATAATTCCGTACGCTTTCTTAA ACGAGTCTCAGCTCTTTCAAACAAAAACAGATC CGACTACAACAACTG GAATACCCATTCCGGAAGGCAG TAAAGGAGTGTAG
- the LOC135401508 gene encoding uncharacterized protein LOC135401508 isoform X4 yields MCHMAFTKKKKKQTIINIDIYSSTKLPWLCATPRRRRHLCFTRLCEPWKMISSGGTSCDEDVALLLHVGCDVGTAPCLHLLHHNSVRFLKRVSALSNKNRSDYNNWNTHSGRQ; encoded by the exons ATGTGCCATATGGCTtttacaaagaagaagaagaaacagactATCATCAACATCGATATCTACTCATCTACCAAACTTCCGTGGCTGTGTGCCACAccgagaagaagaagacacttGTGTTTTACCAGGCTCTGTGAACCATGGAAAATGATATCG TCCGGAGGAACTTCCTGTGACGAAGACGTGGCGTTACTGCTTCATGTGGGGTGTGACGTGGGCACTGCCCCTTGCCTTCATCTTCTTCATCATAATTCCGTACGCTTTCTTAA ACGAGTCTCAGCTCTTTCAAACAAAAACAGATC CGACTACAACAACTG GAATACCCATTCCGGAAGGCAG TAA
- the LOC135401508 gene encoding uncharacterized protein LOC135401508 isoform X3, with product MENDIEALARDVVLVESPEELPVTKTWRYCFMWGVTWALPLAFIFFIIIPYAFLNESQLFQTKTDPTTTTGIPIPEGRYLFLHYTAYSAKRELHHKTRRRPTIARDNNIAASRDFWEARVVCRFFLTIVPVAYVS from the exons ATGGAAAATGATATCG AAGCGCTTGCTCGGGACGTGGTACTCGTGGAGAG TCCGGAGGAACTTCCTGTGACGAAGACGTGGCGTTACTGCTTCATGTGGGGTGTGACGTGGGCACTGCCCCTTGCCTTCATCTTCTTCATCATAATTCCGTACGCTTTCTTAA ACGAGTCTCAGCTCTTTCAAACAAAAACAGATC CGACTACAACAACTG GAATACCCATTCCGGAAGGCAGGTATCTGTTTTTGCACTACACTGCATACAGTgctaaaagagaacttcaccacaaaacACGCAGAAGGCCGACCATTGCACGGGATAATAATATCGCTGCCAGTCGTGATTTTTGGGAAGCGCGTGTCGTATGCCGTTTTTTTTTGACAATTGTCCCAGTTGCATATGTGTCATAG
- the LOC135401508 gene encoding uncharacterized protein LOC135401508 isoform X5: protein MENDIEALARDVVLVESPEELPVTKTWRYCFMWGVTWALPLAFIFFIIIPYAFLSGRSAFQTSLSSFKQKQIRLQQLVRVRRGMGVSKYRFQTAL, encoded by the exons ATGGAAAATGATATCG AAGCGCTTGCTCGGGACGTGGTACTCGTGGAGAG TCCGGAGGAACTTCCTGTGACGAAGACGTGGCGTTACTGCTTCATGTGGGGTGTGACGTGGGCACTGCCCCTTGCCTTCATCTTCTTCATCATAATTCCGTACGCTTTCTTAA GTGGCCGTTCCGCTTTTCAGACGAGTCTCAGCTCTTTCAAACAAAAACAGATC CGACTACAACAACTGGTAAGGGTCCGCCGCGGTATGGGCGTTAGCAAATATAGATTTCAAACTGCGctataa
- the LOC135401508 gene encoding uncharacterized protein LOC135401508 isoform X6 — translation MENDIEALARDVVLVESPEELPVTKTWRYCFMWGVTWALPLAFIFFIIIPYAFLNESQLFQTKTDRKCCFVKYRYLEITNGGRPW, via the exons ATGGAAAATGATATCG AAGCGCTTGCTCGGGACGTGGTACTCGTGGAGAG TCCGGAGGAACTTCCTGTGACGAAGACGTGGCGTTACTGCTTCATGTGGGGTGTGACGTGGGCACTGCCCCTTGCCTTCATCTTCTTCATCATAATTCCGTACGCTTTCTTAA ACGAGTCTCAGCTCTTTCAAACAAAAACAGATCGTAAGTGCTGCTTCGTTAAATATCGATACTTGGAAATAACAAACGGAGGCAGACCTTGGTAG
- the LOC135401507 gene encoding trypsin alpha-3-like — MGFCLVVAASLFVASNVFELVSAQKIVLNPKHCGVSLENRIINGRRAEEGAFPWMVRLQVHMTEGVTPATCGGTIITPWHVLTSAHCVIHDGKIFDSIEVISGSVTTTSSKAMKVRVVAAVHHERYNQSTFFNDIAILRVEKPFQYGLLVRPACLHTNETDLTGHKVIVAGWGVERAHLQASDNLRFTTIKILSQRECKKRLQEYSFNPKIMMCAYQRDKDACQGDSGSALMLKQKKSYIQVGIVSFGINCAGDLPGVYVPVAAYAQWIIDTLSHGSRFIKLKH; from the exons ATGGGATTCTGCCTTGTTGTTGCCGCGAGCCTTTTTGTCGCTTCGAATGTCTTCGAATTG GTATCGGCACAGAAGATCGTATTAAACCCAAAAC ATTGCGGAGTGTCACTGGAGAACCGCATCATCAATGGTCGCAGAGCCGAGGAAGGTGCATTCCCGTGGATG GTACGATTGCAGGTGCACATGACGGAAGGTGTTACACCAGCAACATGCGGTGGAACCATCATCACGCCCTGGCACGTCTTGACGTCGGCTCACTGCGTTATACA TGACGGCAAGATCTTCGATTCCATTGAAGTGATCTCTGGTTCCGTGACTACGACGTCCTCCAAGGCGATGAAAGTACGCGTGGTCGCCGCTGTGCACCACGAACGCTACAATCAAAGCACATTCTTCAATGACATCGCCATCTTGCGGGTGGAGAAGCCCTTCCAGTATGGTCTCCTGGTGCGACCTGCTTGTCTCCACACGAACGAAACAGACCTCACAGGTCACAAGGTCATCGTTGCCGGTTGGGGAGTAGAGCGAGCAC ACCTCCAAGCATCGGACAATTTACGGTTTACCACCATCAAGATTCTTTCGCAACGTGAGTGCAAGAAGCGACTGCAGGAATACAGTTTTAATCCGAAGATAATGATGTGTGCCTACCAAAGGGACAAAGACGCTTGTCAG GGCGACTCTGGTTCCGCTCTGAtgctgaaacagaagaaaagctACATCCAGGTGGGGATCGTGTCCTTCGGCATCAATTGCGCCGGAGATCTACCAGGGGTGTACGTTCCCGTGGCCGCCTACGCTCAGTGGATCATCGACACACTGAGCCACGGATCGCGCTTCATCAAGTTGAAACACTGA
- the LOC135401509 gene encoding trypsin Blo t 3-like, with the protein MYRLCFYGLVFFLTAVVARRLNPAKQVLNERGCGKVHASRRIIGGAEALEGQFPWAVYLEISFPAGATRCGGSIVTRYHVVTAAHCTLYAGSGPGEVTVRYGNTDFKKGKPIKVERYLRHQKFVPSTFENDIAIMQLKKPFTFDKKHAVPVCIPSHPVDVFHVPVAVAGWGVTSMKAEGLMKPTADTLQYTLVKVVPNSVCSAAFRDAGFHKELMYCAYRVNADACQGDSGGPMVARTRQGKFLQVGIVSYGIGCAMNDMPGVYTRLDHYYNWIKHHLRRPRSMKLLKGLDPQSFYGLLRTLANTSDEEK; encoded by the exons ATGTACCGACTTTGTTTTTATGGACTCGTTTTCTTCCTTACCGCG GTGGTTGCGAGGCGTCTCAATCCAGCGAAACAAGTTCTCAATGAACGCG GATGCGGCAAGGTTCACGCATCTCGAAGGATTATTGGTGGCGCTGAAGCACTCGAAGGTCAATTCCCGTGGGCG GTATACCTGGAAATTTCTTTCCCTGCCGGAGCGACACGTTGCGGTGGGAGTATCGTTACCCGATATCATGTGGTCACGGCGGCACACTGCActctgta CGCTGGCAGCGGACCAGGCGAGGTGACAGTACGTTACGGGAACACGGACTTCAAGAAAGGCAAACCAATCAAAGTCGAAAGATACCTGCGGCATCAGAAATTTGTCCCGTCAACGTTTGAAAATGACATCGCCATCATGCAA CTGAAGAAACCGTTCACGTTTGATAAAAAGCACGCGGTTCCGGTTTGCATTCCATCCCATCCGGTTGACGTGTTTCACGTGCCCGTGGCTGTAGCAGGATGGGGTGTAACCAGCATGAAAGCTG AAGGTCTTATGAAGCCGACGGCGGATACATTGCAGTACACCTTAGTCAAAGTGGTGCCCAACTCGGTCTGTTCGGCGGCATTTCGAGATGCAGGGTTTCACAAGGAACTTATGTACTGTGCCTATCGTGTCAACGCTGATGCCTGTCAG GGCGACTCCGGCGGGCCTATGGTTGCGCGTACAAGACAGGGAAAGTTCCTGCAGGTGGGCATCGTATCATACGGCATCGGCTGCGCCATGAATGATATGCCAGGCGTGTACACCCGACTCGACCATTACTACAACTGGATCAAACACCATTTACGTCGTCCTCGTTCGATGAAACTTTTGAAAGGATTAGACCCGCAGAGTTTTTATGGCTTGCTTAGGACATTAGCAAATACGAGTGACGAGGAAAAATAA